One genomic window of Centropristis striata isolate RG_2023a ecotype Rhode Island chromosome 20, C.striata_1.0, whole genome shotgun sequence includes the following:
- the LOC131993373 gene encoding ankyrin repeat domain-containing protein 1-like — translation MGLHSVEELVSGKRSEGKEAADFQGGEYEAAVGQEKQDDRRSHSELLEEQEEQEEQEEVSVAALNTDRSGRLKLETVDDLFNILQLRKRRRERKTPAQKKPQPEPESLPEMVDEQLFLSAVLENKLPVVEKFLSDGGNPNAADHFQRTALHKASFKGHVDVMKSLLEAGATIHQKDKLEATAVHWACRGGSLPALQLLLHQGAQISSRDKLQSSPLHVAVRTGHCECAEHLIHCGADVNARDRDGDTPMHDAVRINRFKMIKLLMMYGARLNTKNSDGKTPLETLTSWQNGAKSLLCNFSAEQPKPVEHDTFQ, via the exons ATGGGACTACACAGTGTCGAGGAGCTG GTGTCGGGGAAGAGGTCAGAGGGCAAAGAGGCGGCGGACTTCCAGGGCGGCGAGTACGAGGCGGCGGTGGGCCAGGAGAAGCAGGACGACCGGCGCTCCCACAgcgagctgctggaggagcaggaggagcaggaggagcaggaggaggtcagCGTGGCCGCGCTCAAC ACGGACAGGAGCGGCCGGCTGAAGCTGGAGACGGTGGACGACCTGTTCAACATCCTGcagctgaggaagaggaggcgggAGAGGAAGACTCCGGCCCAGAAGAAGCCTCAGCCGGAGCCCGAGAGCCTG CCAGAGATGGTGGACGAGCagctgtttctctctgcagtctTGGAGAACAAACTTCCTGTGGTGGAGAAGTTCCTGAGTGACGGAGGAAACCCCAACGCAGCAGACCAC TTCCAGAGGACAGCTCTTCACAAAGCCTCGTTCAAAGGCCACGTGGACGTCATGAAGAGCCTCCTGGAGGCCGGAGCCACCATCCACCAGAAGGACAAG ctggagGCCACAGCGGTCCACTGGGCCTGTCGCGGAGGCAGCCTGCCGgcgctgcagctcctcctccaccagggAGCCCAGATCTCCTCCAGAGACAAG CTCCAGAGCTCTCCCCTCCACGTGGCCGTCAGGACGGGACACTGTGAGTGTGCTGAACATCTGATCCACTGTGGAGCAGACGTCAACGctagagacaga GACGGAGACACGCCCATGCACGACGCTGTGAGGATCAACAGGTTCAAGATGATCAAGCTGCTGATGATGTACGGAGCCAGACTCAACACCAAGAACTCT GATGGAAAAACCCCCCTGGAGACCCTGACCTCATGGCAGAATGGAGCCAAGAGCCTCCTGTGCAACTTCAGCGCCGAGCAGCCCAAACCAGTCGAGCATGACACATTCCAGTAA